In Chitinophaga nivalis, a single genomic region encodes these proteins:
- the gcvH gene encoding glycine cleavage system protein GcvH: MATPTNLRYSEDHVWVLLENGIATIGLTDHAQKQLGEIVFVELSEVGKVHARHEEIGTVESVKAVSELFIPVSGEVVERNEAATDDPELLNDDPYGEGWLVKIKLSDSKEVDALLDAAAYDKLCNAENE, from the coding sequence ATGGCTACTCCCACTAACTTACGTTACTCCGAAGATCATGTCTGGGTACTTTTAGAAAATGGCATTGCTACCATTGGCCTTACTGACCACGCACAGAAGCAATTAGGAGAAATTGTATTTGTAGAGCTATCGGAGGTTGGTAAGGTACATGCACGACATGAAGAAATAGGCACTGTTGAATCGGTGAAGGCGGTTTCAGAATTGTTTATTCCGGTGAGTGGGGAAGTGGTGGAGCGAAACGAGGCGGCGACGGATGACCCTGAGTTGCTGAATGATGATCCGTATGGTGAAGGGTGGCTCGTTAAGATCAAACTGTCCGACAGTAAGGAAGTGGATGCTTTACTGGATGCGGCGGCATATGATAAGTTATGCAACGCAGAGAACGAGTAA
- a CDS encoding zinc-dependent metalloprotease → MSALKQIVFPLCCTAALLSACNKKDAAVSGSETTANKSELTLDQQIVIARAGFSPTYAAKVNGGYLVEGDILLSDAQLAGFTRELQAFRKAGPITEQYQSTYKVGSLPRIVRIAVDAGTSDPLFIAATDIAIARYNAQGLQLTFQRVDKAVAADIKILGEDLGTSGGSTILGVSAGFPDSAGNPATPIKLNNKYYSNTYKDTLTFATTIAHEIGHAIGFRHSDYMNRGYSCGYTPWNDFLKKLGIDNYNEGDGGVGAIHIPNTPVDPEARSWMLACSDGTDRPFTANDSIALRQLYH, encoded by the coding sequence ATGAGCGCATTAAAGCAAATCGTGTTCCCCTTGTGCTGTACTGCAGCCCTTCTCAGTGCTTGTAACAAAAAAGATGCTGCTGTTTCCGGATCTGAAACCACAGCGAACAAGTCTGAGCTGACACTGGATCAGCAGATTGTCATTGCCCGTGCAGGTTTTTCACCTACTTATGCTGCCAAAGTAAATGGCGGTTATCTCGTGGAAGGAGATATCCTGTTATCAGATGCCCAGCTGGCAGGGTTTACCAGAGAATTGCAGGCTTTCCGGAAAGCGGGACCTATAACAGAACAGTATCAATCTACCTACAAAGTAGGTAGTTTGCCCAGGATTGTCCGGATAGCCGTAGATGCCGGTACGTCCGATCCGTTGTTTATAGCCGCTACGGATATTGCCATTGCCCGGTATAATGCGCAGGGGCTTCAACTCACGTTTCAGCGGGTAGACAAAGCCGTGGCAGCAGATATTAAGATACTGGGAGAAGACCTGGGTACTTCCGGTGGATCTACTATTCTGGGAGTATCAGCAGGTTTCCCTGATTCAGCAGGTAATCCGGCTACGCCTATTAAGCTGAATAACAAATACTACAGTAATACTTACAAAGATACCCTGACTTTTGCGACCACCATTGCGCATGAAATAGGTCATGCTATTGGTTTCCGGCATTCAGATTATATGAATCGCGGGTATAGCTGTGGTTATACTCCGTGGAATGATTTCCTGAAAAAACTGGGTATTGATAATTACAATGAAGGCGACGGTGGCGTAGGGGCTATCCATATTCCGAATACGCCGGTAGATCCGGAAGCGCGTTCGTGGATGTTGGCCTGCAGTGATGGAACCGATCGTCCTTTTACTGCCAATGACTCTATTGCACTCCGGCAATTATATCATTAA
- a CDS encoding CocE/NonD family hydrolase: protein MKRYALVLLLLLCISVSSTAQQFYFPRTAAHDSLLLQRQLPLLARHVLLQYTQQGPLKTYLNNLFRLQTIAGDYVGANKTISRLRTVVAAEGQTYPALQYLQFELYNQTKLVTGKPFGKTFAGLLHTKLQQLDDKSALSIATAFKPRNGLAALQADIPAALEKITDQDSISVEDAIRLCSHYHLWQVYSMITTPAATMMKTDDARRYHITDSILIRTPAGATLTALVVRPRKVIAPLPAALFYTIYANQEQHLYRAKQAAAHGYAGVVVDARGKRLSPDEPAPYEQEVHDVPAAIDWVSRQPWCNGKVGMYGGSYSGFAQWAATRHLHPALKTIVPYVAAIPGQGVPMENNIFLTVNYQWAFYVTNNKYLDDAVNDDWQHWRQWRNTWYESGAAFRKIDSIDGRPNRWLQRWLQHPAYDRYWQDMIPDAAALAKLDIPVLTIEGYYDDGQISGLQYVKDHTASNPRANHYVIIGPYDHFGTQTGGTPVLREYTVDPVALIDTREITFQWLDYVMKDSAKPALLQDKVNFEVMGTNTWKHAPSLEKMSDTVLRFYLSDKKSGVDYLLTPQLPAVKAGVPQEVDWTDRKSANGDYYPDPIVKDTLDRSTGVYFISEPLDKPMMVNGMFSGVLKAMINKKDMDVNVVLYEVMPDGRYFHLSYYLGRASYAADRGIRHLLTPGVTAEIPFSRTRLVSRQLRKGSRLLVVVDINKNPFAEINYGTGKAVSDETIADAGVPLQIKWGNDSYVDVPVAY, encoded by the coding sequence GTGAAAAGATACGCACTTGTATTGCTGCTGCTCTTATGTATATCTGTGAGTAGCACCGCACAACAGTTTTATTTCCCCCGTACTGCAGCACACGACAGCTTGTTGTTGCAGCGGCAGTTGCCATTGCTGGCACGCCATGTTTTGTTGCAGTATACACAGCAAGGCCCGTTGAAAACATACCTGAATAATCTGTTCCGGCTGCAGACCATCGCCGGTGACTATGTCGGGGCAAATAAAACCATCTCCCGGCTGCGTACTGTTGTAGCAGCAGAAGGACAGACTTATCCTGCCTTGCAATACCTGCAGTTTGAATTATATAATCAGACAAAACTGGTTACGGGAAAACCTTTCGGAAAAACATTTGCCGGTTTGCTGCATACAAAGTTGCAGCAACTGGATGATAAAAGTGCGTTGTCGATTGCCACTGCTTTTAAACCCAGGAATGGGTTAGCGGCACTGCAGGCTGATATTCCGGCTGCTTTAGAAAAAATAACTGACCAGGATAGTATCAGTGTGGAAGATGCCATCAGGTTATGCAGTCATTATCATCTGTGGCAGGTGTATTCGATGATAACGACGCCGGCGGCGACAATGATGAAAACAGATGATGCGCGGCGGTATCATATCACAGACAGTATCCTGATCCGCACGCCGGCCGGAGCTACCCTGACGGCGCTGGTGGTAAGGCCCCGTAAAGTTATTGCGCCATTACCGGCAGCATTGTTCTATACAATTTATGCTAATCAGGAACAACATTTGTATCGGGCTAAACAGGCGGCTGCACATGGTTATGCCGGTGTAGTGGTAGATGCCAGGGGGAAACGTTTAAGCCCGGATGAACCAGCACCCTATGAGCAGGAGGTACATGATGTGCCGGCAGCGATAGATTGGGTCAGCCGGCAGCCTTGGTGCAATGGAAAAGTTGGGATGTATGGTGGTAGTTATTCCGGTTTTGCCCAGTGGGCAGCTACCCGGCATTTGCATCCGGCGCTGAAAACCATTGTACCTTATGTAGCGGCTATTCCGGGGCAGGGAGTGCCTATGGAAAATAATATTTTCCTGACGGTCAACTATCAGTGGGCATTTTATGTGACCAACAATAAATACCTCGACGATGCTGTGAATGATGATTGGCAACACTGGCGGCAGTGGCGCAACACCTGGTATGAAAGCGGCGCAGCTTTTCGGAAAATAGACAGTATAGATGGCCGCCCCAATCGCTGGTTACAGCGCTGGTTGCAACACCCGGCTTATGACCGCTATTGGCAGGATATGATACCGGATGCAGCTGCATTGGCGAAGCTAGATATTCCGGTGCTAACGATTGAAGGATATTATGACGACGGACAGATATCCGGATTACAATATGTAAAAGACCATACAGCCAGTAATCCACGGGCGAATCATTACGTCATCATTGGACCCTATGATCATTTCGGTACGCAAACCGGTGGTACACCCGTGTTGCGGGAATACACCGTTGATCCGGTGGCCCTGATAGACACCCGGGAAATTACTTTTCAATGGTTGGATTATGTGATGAAAGACAGTGCTAAACCTGCCTTGCTGCAGGATAAAGTGAATTTTGAAGTGATGGGTACCAATACCTGGAAACATGCGCCTTCCCTGGAGAAAATGAGTGATACCGTTTTACGGTTTTATTTATCGGATAAAAAAAGCGGCGTAGATTATTTGCTGACGCCACAGCTGCCGGCAGTCAAAGCGGGTGTTCCGCAGGAAGTGGATTGGACAGACCGGAAATCCGCTAATGGTGATTATTATCCCGACCCGATTGTAAAAGACACGCTGGATCGTAGCACAGGGGTGTATTTCATCAGTGAACCATTGGATAAGCCAATGATGGTAAACGGTATGTTTTCCGGGGTGTTAAAAGCGATGATCAACAAAAAAGACATGGATGTAAATGTGGTGCTGTATGAAGTCATGCCGGATGGCAGGTATTTTCATCTTTCCTATTATCTGGGACGGGCCAGTTATGCAGCGGACAGGGGAATACGACATCTGTTGACGCCAGGTGTGACAGCGGAGATTCCTTTTTCCCGTACCCGCCTTGTCAGCCGTCAGCTGCGTAAGGGCAGCCGTTTGCTGGTAGTGGTGGATATCAATAAAAACCCGTTTGCAGAGATTAATTATGGTACTGGTAAAGCGGTAAGTGATGAAACAATAGCCGATGCCGGCGTACCCTTACAGATCAAATGGGGGAATGATAGCTACGTTGATGTTCCTGTTGCCTATTGA
- a CDS encoding isoaspartyl peptidase/L-asparaginase family protein, with protein sequence MIQRLLLFMVLVLCFGEMQAQQGKYVLVIHGGAGTILKSQMTPEKEAAYKAALAKALQAGYEKIQGGASSLDAVEAAVHVMEDSPLFNAGKGAVFTHDGRNELDAAIMNGKTGQAGAVAGVTTIRNPISAARAVMEKSEHVMMVGPGAEQFAKEAGLEIVDPAYFRTEERWQGLQKALREDSLKSKLDHSYNNGRLGIQNIDNKFGTVGAVALDKAGNLAAATSTGGMTNKKYGRVGDSPIIGAGTYANNKTVAVSCTGWGEFYIRNVVAYDLSALMAYKGLSVAAAGKTVIEKVGAAGGDGGLIALDSKGNMAMPFNTAGMYRAAITSDGKTEIYIYK encoded by the coding sequence ATGATACAACGATTACTACTATTCATGGTATTGGTACTGTGCTTTGGAGAAATGCAGGCGCAGCAGGGAAAGTATGTGCTGGTGATACATGGGGGCGCCGGTACTATTCTGAAAAGTCAGATGACACCGGAAAAAGAAGCGGCTTACAAAGCTGCACTGGCGAAGGCTTTGCAGGCAGGATATGAAAAGATACAAGGTGGTGCTTCCAGTTTGGATGCTGTAGAAGCAGCCGTGCATGTGATGGAAGATAGTCCTTTATTCAATGCCGGTAAAGGCGCTGTATTTACCCATGATGGCCGTAATGAACTGGATGCCGCTATTATGAACGGAAAAACCGGACAGGCAGGCGCTGTGGCAGGTGTAACGACTATTCGTAACCCTATCAGTGCAGCCCGTGCGGTGATGGAAAAGTCGGAACATGTGATGATGGTGGGGCCGGGTGCAGAGCAGTTTGCCAAAGAGGCCGGCCTGGAAATCGTAGATCCTGCTTATTTCAGAACAGAAGAACGCTGGCAGGGATTACAGAAAGCCCTGCGGGAAGATTCCCTGAAAAGTAAACTGGATCATAGTTATAACAATGGCCGGTTAGGTATACAAAACATCGATAATAAATTTGGTACGGTAGGTGCCGTAGCATTGGATAAAGCGGGCAACCTGGCAGCGGCCACTTCTACCGGCGGCATGACCAACAAAAAATATGGCCGTGTAGGCGACTCACCTATCATTGGTGCAGGTACCTATGCCAACAATAAAACAGTAGCTGTATCCTGCACGGGGTGGGGTGAGTTTTATATCCGTAATGTAGTAGCGTATGACCTGTCTGCTTTGATGGCTTATAAAGGGTTGTCAGTAGCGGCGGCGGGTAAAACCGTTATCGAAAAAGTGGGTGCTGCCGGTGGTGATGGCGGGTTGATTGCGCTGGATAGCAAAGGTAATATGGCGATGCCGTTCAATACAGCTGGTATGTATCGGGCAGCTATTACCAGTGATGGCAAAACGGAAATATACATTTATAAGTAA
- a CDS encoding cyanophycinase, translated as MKQLIVAAGIMMASIGVAQAQTPGRPASIGITGDTANVNTPVQGGVALIGGGGNVDGAFRWMINRSGGGDVVVLRATGPDDYHTYIGQLGKVHSVETLLIDSRELANNDTVAYIIRQAEMLFISGGDQSNYMRYWRGTKTMDAINYLLNVKKVPVGGTSAGCAVLSGFYYSGEKGSAVSATALANPDDSLVTVYNNDFLQPPFLQQVITDQHYLKRKREGRHITFMSRIIRDWHIFPKGIAPDERTAVCIDEKGMATVIGESKACFIVTSPDKAPEQVIAGKPLVWNHQRQALQVYEIPGTPEGNGHFNVKDFTPSDASGGQWYWWWVDKGIKKQKQ; from the coding sequence ATGAAACAACTGATAGTAGCAGCAGGAATAATGATGGCAAGCATCGGAGTTGCACAGGCACAAACACCTGGCCGTCCGGCTTCCATCGGTATTACAGGAGATACCGCTAATGTAAATACACCGGTACAGGGCGGCGTAGCACTTATTGGTGGCGGTGGCAATGTAGATGGTGCTTTCCGTTGGATGATCAACAGAAGTGGTGGCGGTGATGTGGTAGTGTTGAGAGCTACCGGACCAGATGATTACCATACTTATATTGGTCAGCTGGGAAAAGTACATTCAGTGGAAACACTGCTTATCGACAGCCGGGAGTTGGCCAATAATGATACTGTGGCTTACATCATCCGTCAGGCAGAAATGTTATTCATCTCCGGAGGAGATCAGTCGAACTACATGCGTTACTGGCGGGGTACCAAAACAATGGATGCCATTAATTACCTGCTCAATGTAAAGAAGGTACCTGTAGGCGGAACGAGTGCCGGATGTGCGGTGTTGAGCGGTTTCTATTACAGTGGGGAGAAAGGAAGTGCTGTTTCCGCAACTGCATTGGCTAATCCGGACGATTCGTTGGTGACGGTATATAACAATGATTTTCTGCAACCTCCGTTTCTGCAGCAGGTCATTACTGATCAACATTATCTGAAAAGAAAACGCGAAGGCCGGCACATCACTTTTATGAGCCGTATTATCCGCGATTGGCATATCTTCCCGAAAGGAATTGCACCAGACGAACGTACCGCAGTTTGTATTGATGAAAAAGGAATGGCAACGGTGATTGGCGAAAGCAAAGCCTGTTTTATTGTTACCTCACCAGACAAGGCACCGGAACAGGTAATAGCAGGTAAACCGCTGGTATGGAATCATCAACGACAGGCATTGCAGGTATATGAAATACCAGGCACGCCCGAAGGGAATGGCCATTTCAATGTAAAGGACTTTACCCCTTCCGATGCGAGCGGTGGCCAATGGTACTGGTGGTGGGTGGATAAAGGCATAAAAAAACAAAAACAATGA
- a CDS encoding RagB/SusD family nutrient uptake outer membrane protein translates to MRIQYLKNILAGLALCTGFSACNKKLDLKATDTIDTEKAFRNVADINLGIIGAYQGVSFTYIRSSALMSDECMLPKDNSIGKYVATYRWQNDPSNSTITDPFPENYVVINRVNNVLGAIDIVPTKPAEAALKERYRGELLALRAYCHFDLLRNFAAKYEAGAMGVPYMEQSVIGSPARDNYEVVLGNINRDLAAAKKLLPEDFTDRTRITRTAVSAIQARVALYEKKWPQAAAYATEAIDAVPLTNQAEFLKIWTDKSLEEVIWKNVRMVADNDADIPFIGDFFYDVRGRALYVPSFEWTRLFDQQKDIRFEAYVMKNPRTETGYAPFIVNKYNVTADTKNLSDHKLFRTAEMYLIRAEARAQQDNLTGAADDLNALRNARITGYTAVTFSNKTAGLQAINEERFKELAFEGHRYYDLRRNNQSVTREPADAVNAIGSVLLQPDNYLYVFPIPDMEVKANRNMKQNTGY, encoded by the coding sequence ATGAGAATTCAATACCTGAAAAATATATTGGCCGGTCTGGCGTTATGTACTGGGTTCAGTGCCTGTAATAAAAAACTGGACCTGAAAGCAACGGATACCATTGATACGGAAAAAGCTTTCCGCAATGTGGCAGACATCAATCTCGGAATTATCGGTGCTTATCAGGGCGTGAGCTTTACGTATATCCGCAGCAGTGCCCTGATGTCTGATGAGTGTATGTTGCCGAAAGATAATTCTATTGGTAAGTATGTAGCTACCTACCGGTGGCAGAATGATCCCAGTAATAGTACCATTACGGATCCGTTTCCGGAAAACTATGTGGTGATCAACCGGGTGAATAACGTGCTGGGCGCGATTGATATCGTACCCACCAAACCTGCGGAAGCAGCATTGAAAGAACGTTACCGGGGGGAGCTGCTGGCATTGCGCGCTTATTGTCACTTTGATCTGTTACGCAACTTCGCGGCGAAATATGAAGCGGGTGCCATGGGAGTACCTTATATGGAACAATCGGTGATAGGCTCACCTGCACGGGATAATTATGAAGTGGTGCTGGGAAATATCAACCGGGATCTGGCGGCTGCTAAAAAACTGTTGCCCGAAGACTTTACAGACCGTACGCGTATCACCCGTACTGCTGTCAGTGCTATACAGGCACGGGTAGCCCTGTACGAAAAGAAATGGCCGCAGGCCGCAGCCTATGCCACGGAAGCCATCGATGCGGTACCGCTGACGAATCAGGCGGAATTCCTGAAAATATGGACAGATAAGAGCCTGGAAGAAGTCATCTGGAAAAATGTGCGGATGGTGGCAGACAATGATGCGGATATTCCTTTTATCGGCGACTTCTTTTATGATGTGCGTGGCCGCGCGTTGTATGTACCTTCATTTGAGTGGACGCGTCTTTTTGACCAGCAAAAAGATATCCGCTTTGAAGCGTATGTGATGAAGAATCCAAGAACAGAAACCGGTTATGCTCCTTTTATTGTCAATAAATACAACGTTACAGCAGATACCAAAAATCTGTCGGATCATAAATTGTTCCGGACAGCAGAAATGTACCTGATAAGGGCAGAAGCACGCGCGCAGCAAGATAACCTGACAGGTGCCGCTGATGACCTGAATGCACTGAGAAACGCACGTATAACAGGATATACCGCTGTTACTTTCAGTAACAAGACAGCAGGGCTGCAGGCCATTAATGAGGAACGGTTTAAGGAATTGGCGTTTGAAGGTCACCGTTACTATGATTTGCGCAGAAACAATCAATCTGTTACCCGCGAGCCTGCAGATGCCGTAAACGCGATCGGTAGTGTGTTATTGCAGCCGGATAATTATCTGTATGTGTTTCCGATACCGGACATGGAAGTGAAAGCAAACCGTAATATGAAACAAAACACCGGATACTGA
- a CDS encoding SusC/RagA family TonB-linked outer membrane protein translates to MKLITLLLLIGGMQVFATSYAQEKISLQLKETTMKQLLKEVEKQTGYRFVYHNKTLPEDLRVSVTVSQASLKTVLANAFAGTPLAWSMKDNGLVVIYADKTATAAAITVKGKVTGADNLPLPGVTVRVTGTNTGTLTDAAGQYTLAVPEGTATLEFSLVGYVKQKVAVSNRQVINIVLETDVQTLNSVTVTGYTNYTRDRSASAASVVSAEKIGQIPMATFDQVLQGRVPGLNVSAGSGQPGTSGTVVLRGIGTLNGSSALLYVVDGVPVEPNYLQAINPADIASVTVLKDAASKAMYGSRGANGVMVISTKKGTKGKLAVEYRSQYGFSDLTTPKYTMMNTRERLQFEEEVGLETGVDIGPGWAWSKKNPAYAALPLAEQQQLDHRLDSLGQLQTNWRDILLRRGKFMEQQVSASGGNDNVRFYTSLNYYKQDGIVMRSGLERYTLKNNMDFNFGRLTGNVNLGLGYAKSNFIEREGSSKIGNPIAASFYALPYEYPYAPDGTLITSENKEDYGAPGDREGGDALEGMLHTYWKSNQVKGMLSTSLNYAILPGLTAKTRLGVDFRENTDERFIDPDSYSGRKVSNGSQGSFGEEVVRNTAIISTSGLTYANIFAKKHDVEVSGYFEYIRNHHKGLKYTGYGLDGRLPGTPAGIPGGALMPDLQGKRTGNSMNSYILVGRYTYDNRYSLNASFRYDGSSTVPQNNRWHSFYSVGLGWEAKRERFLQDVAFISNLRFRASYGTTASPFGSDFGYAATYALTQYAGNAGIIPSKPGFSGYDWEYAKEFNIGFDFAVLENRIRLVADVYNKVTNNLFINQPVSYTSGFSSLLLNSGAMRNRGIEVDLQGDILRRKNLTWTVGVNFAYNKNEITDLGASSEFPQGTTSIARVGLPYGAHFAPRWAGVDPATGDAQYYKRDGSITTTYNEAALSVAEFGTYIPPFTGGIITAVNYKGIYLNALFSFATNTYRYNNEDYYNENPSLTFITSNQSVRMLYDRWKKPGDNALLPRIDSKRGYSSRDIQDASFIRLRNLNIGYRIPESWLARQRYVKGIQVFVQGQNLITWTKWKGMDPEDNNGEGMFDYPNARTYTAGINVNF, encoded by the coding sequence ATGAAACTAATAACACTACTGCTTTTGATAGGCGGCATGCAGGTATTCGCTACCAGCTATGCACAGGAAAAAATCAGTTTACAGCTGAAGGAAACTACGATGAAACAATTACTGAAAGAAGTGGAAAAACAAACCGGATACCGTTTTGTATACCACAACAAAACCCTGCCGGAAGATCTCAGGGTATCAGTAACTGTTTCCCAGGCATCCCTGAAAACAGTACTGGCCAATGCTTTTGCGGGTACGCCGCTTGCCTGGTCGATGAAAGATAACGGGTTGGTAGTGATATATGCTGATAAAACCGCCACTGCTGCGGCCATCACGGTAAAAGGTAAGGTGACGGGTGCGGATAATCTGCCGCTGCCGGGTGTAACCGTACGTGTTACAGGTACCAATACGGGTACGCTCACCGATGCAGCCGGACAGTATACATTAGCAGTACCGGAAGGCACTGCCACCCTGGAATTTTCCCTGGTAGGATACGTAAAACAGAAAGTGGCGGTGAGCAACCGCCAGGTCATTAATATTGTACTGGAAACGGATGTACAGACGCTGAACAGCGTTACGGTTACCGGCTATACGAATTATACCCGCGATCGCTCTGCCAGTGCTGCCAGTGTAGTGAGCGCCGAAAAAATAGGACAGATCCCAATGGCTACCTTTGACCAGGTATTGCAGGGACGCGTGCCCGGCCTCAATGTTTCTGCCGGCTCCGGTCAACCCGGAACCAGCGGTACTGTCGTATTACGTGGTATTGGTACGCTCAACGGCAGCTCTGCCTTGTTGTATGTGGTAGATGGGGTGCCGGTAGAACCTAACTATCTGCAGGCCATCAACCCTGCTGATATTGCATCGGTAACTGTGCTGAAAGATGCGGCTTCCAAGGCGATGTATGGTTCCCGGGGAGCCAACGGGGTGATGGTGATTTCTACTAAAAAAGGTACCAAAGGAAAACTGGCGGTAGAATATCGTTCTCAATACGGTTTTTCTGATCTCACTACGCCTAAGTATACCATGATGAATACCCGTGAACGGCTGCAGTTTGAGGAAGAAGTAGGACTGGAAACAGGGGTAGACATCGGACCAGGCTGGGCATGGTCTAAAAAGAATCCGGCATATGCAGCGCTCCCCCTGGCCGAACAACAGCAGCTGGATCACCGGCTCGACAGCCTCGGACAGCTGCAAACCAACTGGCGCGATATCCTCTTACGCCGGGGTAAATTCATGGAACAGCAAGTCAGTGCCAGTGGTGGCAATGATAATGTCCGTTTTTACACCTCCCTCAATTACTATAAACAGGATGGTATCGTGATGCGTTCCGGCCTGGAACGGTATACGCTGAAAAATAATATGGACTTCAATTTCGGCCGCCTTACCGGTAATGTAAATCTGGGGCTGGGATATGCAAAATCTAACTTTATTGAACGGGAAGGTTCCAGTAAAATAGGCAACCCGATTGCTGCTTCTTTTTATGCATTGCCTTATGAATATCCCTATGCACCAGACGGTACCCTGATTACTTCCGAAAACAAAGAAGATTATGGTGCGCCCGGCGACCGGGAAGGAGGCGATGCCCTGGAAGGAATGTTGCATACCTATTGGAAAAGCAACCAGGTAAAAGGGATGCTGAGTACTTCGCTCAATTACGCTATTCTACCTGGTCTGACCGCTAAAACAAGATTAGGTGTCGACTTCCGCGAAAATACAGACGAACGCTTCATAGATCCGGACTCCTATTCCGGCCGTAAAGTAAGTAACGGTAGCCAGGGTAGTTTTGGAGAGGAAGTGGTACGTAATACAGCCATCATTTCTACTTCCGGTCTGACCTATGCCAACATCTTTGCTAAAAAACACGATGTGGAAGTATCCGGGTATTTTGAATATATCCGTAATCACCACAAAGGCCTGAAATATACGGGTTATGGCCTTGATGGCCGCCTGCCCGGCACGCCGGCAGGTATCCCGGGGGGAGCCTTGATGCCGGACCTGCAAGGTAAACGTACCGGCAATAGCATGAACTCCTATATTTTAGTAGGCCGCTATACCTACGACAACCGTTATTCACTCAATGCCAGCTTCCGTTATGATGGTTCTTCTACTGTGCCACAAAATAACCGCTGGCATAGTTTCTATTCCGTTGGGCTGGGCTGGGAAGCAAAGAGAGAACGGTTTCTGCAGGATGTAGCCTTTATCAGTAACCTGCGTTTCCGCGCAAGTTATGGTACTACGGCCAGTCCTTTCGGCAGCGACTTCGGTTATGCGGCTACCTATGCGCTTACACAGTATGCCGGTAATGCCGGTATCATCCCCTCCAAACCTGGTTTCAGTGGTTATGACTGGGAATATGCGAAGGAATTCAATATCGGTTTTGACTTCGCAGTGCTGGAGAACCGTATCCGCCTGGTAGCAGATGTGTATAACAAGGTTACCAATAACCTGTTCATTAATCAGCCGGTATCGTATACGTCTGGTTTCTCGTCTTTACTGCTCAATTCCGGTGCGATGCGTAACCGCGGTATAGAAGTAGATCTGCAGGGTGATATCTTACGTCGTAAAAACCTTACCTGGACTGTAGGCGTCAACTTCGCCTATAATAAAAATGAAATCACCGATCTGGGCGCTTCTTCCGAATTTCCCCAGGGGACGACCAGTATTGCCCGGGTAGGATTGCCTTATGGCGCCCACTTTGCCCCCCGTTGGGCAGGTGTAGATCCCGCTACCGGTGATGCGCAATACTACAAAAGGGATGGCAGTATTACCACTACCTATAATGAAGCGGCATTAAGTGTCGCGGAATTTGGTACCTATATTCCGCCGTTTACCGGAGGTATTATCACGGCGGTGAATTACAAAGGCATCTACCTGAATGCATTATTCTCTTTTGCAACAAATACCTATCGTTATAATAATGAAGACTATTACAACGAAAATCCCAGTCTCACTTTTATTACCAGCAATCAGTCCGTGCGGATGTTATATGACCGCTGGAAGAAGCCGGGGGATAATGCACTGTTACCACGGATAGACAGCAAGCGGGGGTATTCCTCCCGCGATATCCAGGATGCTTCGTTTATACGTTTGCGTAACCTGAATATCGGATACCGTATTCCGGAAAGCTGGCTGGCCAGACAACGTTATGTAAAAGGTATTCAGGTTTTTGTACAGGGCCAGAACCTCATTACCTGGACAAAGTGGAAAGGAATGGATCCGGAAGACAACAACGGAGAGGGCATGTTTGATTACCCCAATGCCCGTACCTATACGGCTGGTATTAATGTAAACTTTTAA